DNA sequence from the Sandaracinaceae bacterium genome:
GGCCGTGCCGGAACGCGTGCTCCGGTCCCAAAGCCCAAGGCCCGCCCCGAGGCTTGCGGGGGTAGTTGGCGACGTGCATCGCTGCTCCACACGCCCGGCACGGGCGGCCGCGCTCAGCAGCGGCCAGGTCGGCATCGAGCTTCAGCAACGCGTGCGGAAAGCTCGCATTCGAAAACACCTTCTCGTACAAACACAGCTCCTTTTGGTCAGCACCTAAAGGAGCGCCCCCTCCGCACTTGATGGTCAAGTTTGCGGAGGGGGCGTCTTGTTGTCCCCTCATCGAGCGTGACCAGGAACACGCCCGATCGCATCGCTCAGCCCGCTGCTACAGAACACGTACGACCCGGAGGACCGGCACACGGAGACGACGTACGACGTGCTGGGGCGGGCGACGGCGATGATTCAGCACATGGCGGAGGGCGAGCCTGCGCTGGTGACGGCGTACGAGAACTACGACGGCGAGGGGAACGCGCGGCTGGTGCGGGACCCGCTGGGGCAGGAGACGACGCTGACGTACGACGGGCTCGGTCGCCTGACGGACGTGACGCTGCCGGCGCCGCTGGGCGAGGTGGCGGCGGGGCTGCCGCGGTTGCTGTCGACGCACGCGGCGTACGACGGCGGGGACTGCGTCACGGCGGTGACGGAGACGCTGGAGCCGGACGGCGGCGGGGCCGCGTTCACGCGTGAGCTGACGTGGGACCACGACGCGTTCGGGCGGATGACGCGGCACGGGCAGCGCGGTCGGGACGTGACGTACACGTACAACGACAGCCTGCGGCAGATGGCGCAGGCGAGCAGCGGGGGGACGACGCTGTATCAGTACGACGCGCTGGGGCGCATCGACTGGGCGGAGCTGGACGGGGACCGTGTGGACGTTTCGTACGTGGAGCACGAGGACCTGGTGTCGACGGTGACGAACCCGAACGGGACGGTGGCGACGTTCGGGTACGACGCGGCGACACGGCGGCTGACGGGGGTGACGCACACGCGCGGCGGGACGCCGTTCTTGGCGTACGGGTATGCGTACGACCACAACGGGAACCGTACGCTGGAGACGGTGACGGAGGGCGGCTCGGAGGAGCGCAACGAGTACACGTACGACGCGCTGGACCGCATGACGCTGCACCGGCGCGAGACGGGCGCGACACCGGGGCCGGAGGACATCCGAGAGACGCGTTACGCGTTCGAGCTGAGCGGCGCACGCGGCTACAACCGGCGCGTGGAGGACGTGCAGGACGGCGGCGGGCAGGAGCTCGCGCGGCGCGTGTACGACTACGACGGCGCGAACCGGCTGACGACGCTGAGCGAGACGGGCGGCGCGACGCGGACGGTGACGTACGCGCACGACGCGAACGGCAACCGCCTGAGCCGCGTGGACAGCGCAGCCGGCGGCGAGCAGACGCTGTACCGCTACACGGTGCAGAACCAGCTGAGCGAAGTGCTCGCGGGCCCGGCAGGCGCGGAGGTGAGCCAAGGCCAGTACGAGTACGACGCCCTAGGCCGCCGGGTGCGGCAGCACGGCACGCAGCGCGGCGACATCGAGACGGTGTACGACGGGCTCTCCACCCTGGACGAGCACGAGGTGAGCGGCGGAGGCGCCGGGACACCGCTCGGGCACTACCACTACGCGCTGGGCCTCGCGCGCCTGGACGAGGGCGGCGGCGAAGAGCGCTACTACCACCTGGACGGCCGCGGCAACACGGGCGCGCTCACCGCCGGGAGCGGCGGCGCGGACACACCCGGCGACGTGCTGACCAGCTACCGCCTGGACCCGTTCGGCGCGGTGCGCAGCGGCAGCGACCCCGTCAACCGGCAGGTGTACACGGGGCACGAGACCGACACGGAGACGGGCCTCATCTACATGAACGCGCGTCACTACGACCCGGAGACGGGGCGGTTTGTGACGCAGGACACGTGGCTTGGTACGGGCGGGGACCCGGGCACGCAGAACCGGTACGCGTATGCGCTCGGGAACCCGGCCACGTACTGGGACCCGACGGGGCACTGGACGGAGGTGTATCCGGGCGGCTGCACGAGCGGCAAAGACAAGTGCGAACAGGCGGCAGGAGGCCAAGGGGGGATTCCATACCCCGAGGACTCGAGCGTCATCCCGCTCGGCGGACCGAGCCCGTCTTCCGCGGCACCCGCACCGCAAACCCAGGCGGCGCGTCCCACGCCACCCGCGCCCCGCGGGACGTACAGCGTGATCTCCAGCGGCATCACGCCCGCGCAGGTCTACAACGCGGCCTACTCCTGGGTGCAGTCGCGGCGGCAAGTGCTGGAGGAGCGCCACGCCGAGATCACTCAGCGCATCGACGAGCGCACGCGCGTCACGGGCTGGTGGGGAGAACGTCGGGACTACACAAGCGGGGCGGGGTACGCAGCGAACCGAGGCTGGGACCCGAACCAGCAGCCCATCGACACGAGCAACGTGCCGACGATGAGCCCGTTCGAGATGACCCGGGTCTACACCTCGGAGTCGATGCCGACGGCCCTCGAGCTGGAGGTGCTCGAGGGTGTGAACCTGCTGTTCTCGCTTGGGGAGATGATCGCAGGGTCGGAGCTCGGTGGGGCCCTGTCGACGAAGCGGAACTACGAGCGTCTCTCAGAGCTGCTGACCTTCCTAGCGGTGCTGGAAGACTCGCCTGAGGTGCTGATCGTGGCGATCATGAGAGCGCCACAGGCGTTCATCGACAGGTACCGGAGCGGCGACAGCGCAACGGTCGGCTCGGTGCTGAGCACGCTGTACCAATCGCTGGGTGGGCTCGCGCAGATGGCACTCGGAACTGCGGTGGGCGCCATCATCCTCAAGAACGGCGTGAACGTCGTGGACGAGGCGGTCGACGGTGCTTCGGAGATCGCGCAGTTTGCTGCCCAGGCTTCGCACCACGGACCCGAGTTGCCGGGGCCGTCAGTGCCACACGGCGGGACGCCTGACGTGCCGGGGGGCGGCCTGACCCCCGGGGGGGGAGTGCCGACGTATGATACGCCCTTCCGGCCGCTAACGCGGAACCAGCGCAGGGCAATCCAGGAGCGCGTCAACAACCGAACTGCGTCGCGTGAGGATTTGGCGCACCTCGATTGGGACCGAAGGTTCAACAATCGGCGACGGGCCGGGGTCAGACGTTTCTGGGCTGCAGAGCGTCAGCGGCTCCGGGATGGTCTTCCTGGGACGCGCGAGTGGACTTCGGAGCAACGGGAGGCGATCCTTGCAGGGCGCACACCCCAGCACAATGGTGCCCCCATCGAGGGTCACCACATGTACAACGCGCTGGACCATCCGCACATCGCCAACGATCCGACCAATATCCATCCAGCCACGGATGCCGAGCACTTAGGGCGCTGGCACGGTGGAAACTACCAAAACGATACGTTCGGAGCTCCCCTTAACCCAGATTTTCCTGAGGACTTCTAGATGTCAACCATTGTACTTCGGGCCCAGGTTGATCCGTCTGCTTCGTTGTTGGGCGCGCTACGGCGGGTGACCGGGACCGCACTCGGTGAGCTGCGGTCATCTCTTATGGACGGCGCTCCGATCGTTTCAGAAGCGATATTCGGGAACGATCACGACGAAGTATCCCTAGTTCTTCTGGGAGTAGCGGACGTGTTCGAAGACGCCGGTGTCGACTACGAAATATTCGAGCTGGGGGAGGGCGAGACTTTCGAAAGTGCTCCGCTCGATCGACGGGAGATCTCCCTCAGTACGCTCAAGAACATTCTGACCACCTAGTGCCGCCGATCGGAAGTTCGTTCCGGGTTTCACTCGCGTGAAGCAAGCACCCAGGGGTAGGAGTCGACGAGGTTGCCGAGCACGTCCTTCAGAACTGCCCGCTCGTGTGTCCGCTCCCATTTCTCGCGGTGGTCCGCGATGTCGAGGAGCCAGAGGTGCACGGTGTCGCGACGCAGGCGGACATGCTTGATGGCGTCGGCCGCGGGGCCGGACTCGACGATGACTGCGGTGCGGTGCGTCAGGACCTCCCCCTACCAAGAGCGCGCAAGTGCGCGCGGAGCATGAAACAAGGGCTGAAGTGAGATTGTGATGAGCTTGGCTGAGCGGCTATGGGCTGTCGAGGACCTCCCTTCCGGGGACGGGCTGGACAGGTCCGTCGCAGCCTCCACATCCGGCGAGGGCCTGGTTGGAGAGGAGCCGTTGGCGTCTCGCGATAACGGCTTCAGCGGCGATTCGCCCAGGCAGGTCGGGCTCGACGTCGCTGTAGACCTCGTCGGGCGTGCGACCACCGAGCGCAGCTCTCGGGATGAGGGTGTTGTGGTCCTCGACGTACATGCCGGTGAGGCGGACGAGGGTCTCCTCGGAGTCGAGGTGGTGGAGGAAGAGCCAGCGGTGCTTGAGGTGGTTCCAGAAGCTCTCGATCATGCTGCTGGAGAAGGTGACGTCGACCTGGGCGCGGGCTTGATGGAGCAGGCCGGCAAAGTCGGGGTGGCCGACCGTGGTGTTCTCGGAGCCGCCGTCCGTGATGACGGTGACCGGCGGGCTGCCCGCGGGCAGGTAGGCCACCGCCTGGCGGAGCAGAAGCTCGGTGGCGGAAGCGCGGCAGGAGGTGCCGACGGTCCACGCAAGGATCTTGCGGGAGTGGTTGTCGATGATGCCGTGGAGCCAGCGGACGGTGCCGTCGAGGAGGCGGACGCGGGATGCGTCGATGTGCCAGAGCTCGTTGGGGCGCGATGCACGCACGCCGACTTTGGAGCGGCGGGGATGCAGGCGCTTGCGCGGGCGCTGGATGCCGAGGCGGTGCATCTCACGGAGGCGGGGGAGGGCGGGGACTACTTCAGGCGGTCCCGCCAGTAGCCGGGCTCTCGACTCATATGGGCGACCGCCAGCACCGCCCGGCGGCCCGATACTGTTCCGATGATGACCGAGTACGGGAAGCGCTCGAGACCGAACCGGCGGACATCGCGCTCGGCGTCGATCCCCGGAATCGCGACACCGCTTCTCGGGAACCGCGCGGCTCTCGCAACGCGGGCCTTGACCTCGTCGATGAAGAGCAGGCCGTGGCCCTCGCACTCCGCATCGATGTACTTCGCCGCCGCCTCGAACTCGTCGAGGGCGTCTTGCTCAAACGGAAGCTCCATCAGCGCGATTCGAGAGCGGCCCGAACACGGGCGAGTGCTTCGTCGCCCGGGATGAGACGGGACTCGCCGCCCTCGACCGCCTCGATGCGCCGCGCGATCTCTGCCTTCCAGGCAGGGCTGAGGTCACCCTTCGGAGACAGGCTCTCGTTGAGGGCGTCAGCAAGCGCGGCCCGCTCGTCCTCGGGGAGGGACAGGGCGTCTTCGAGGATCTTCTGAGCGGTCGACGTCACGAGCCCAGTCTACGTCCCTGAGGTGGCCTCCGCTACCGGGTCGCCTCCTCGGCCCGTCGCGTGCGAGAGTGGCCCAGCCCGTTGCCCCGGCTCACCACGGAGACCGAGTGCTCACCGCACGCAGCGATGACCTCGAACCTCACCCACCCTGACGTCATGACCCATCGCAACCAACAGACGAACTCTCCCTCGCGGCCTCGTGCCGGTCTCGTGGCCCTGATGGCATGGCGCACTTCGGCCGGCCGTCTGCGGACGGTGGTGAGCACTACTCGAGGCGGTCTCGCCAGTAGCCGGGTCGGCGCCGTCCGTGAGTGACAGCGACGACGAGGACCATTTCGGGCTCAATGGAGACGACGAGTGAGTATGGGAAGACGCGGAAGCGAAACGTCCGGACGTCGACGCCCGCAGGGTAGCCCGCCTCGCGTTGCCCGGTCGCGGGTAGCTCGGCGGCCTGCTCGACGAGCTTGCGCATCTCCTCGCGAAACCGCTCGCCGTAGCCAGGTCGCTCTGCCTCGTGGTGCTCGGCCGCTGCAACCAACTCGGCGCGGGCCTCGCGATGGAACCGAAGCTCGCGCACTACCGGCTCAGCACGGCGTCCAGATGTGCCTCGACCTCGGCCAGCGACTCGGTCTCGACCTCGCCACGTCGAACTTGCCCGACGCGACGAACGACCTCGTCTCGCCATGCGGCGGAGACCTCGCTGCTTGCCATCCGGGGAAGGGTGTCGAGGATGCGCAGCGCGAGGGCCTCGCGGTCCTCTTCGGGAAGCGCAAGTGCGCTCTCATAGAGCTTCTCGGCGGTCGACGTCACGAGCCCAGTCTACGTCGACGTGCGCGCACTCACAACCTCCCGAGAGAGGAGCCGCG
Encoded proteins:
- a CDS encoding transposase, which encodes MHRLGIQRPRKRLHPRRSKVGVRASRPNELWHIDASRVRLLDGTVRWLHGIIDNHSRKILAWTVGTSCRASATELLLRQAVAYLPAGSPPVTVITDGGSENTTVGHPDFAGLLHQARAQVDVTFSSSMIESFWNHLKHRWLFLHHLDSEETLVRLTGMYVEDHNTLIPRAALGGRTPDEVYSDVEPDLPGRIAAEAVIARRQRLLSNQALAGCGGCDGPVQPVPGREVLDSP
- a CDS encoding type II toxin-antitoxin system RelE/ParE family toxin; its protein translation is MRELRFHREARAELVAAAEHHEAERPGYGERFREEMRKLVEQAAELPATGQREAGYPAGVDVRTFRFRVFPYSLVVSIEPEMVLVVAVTHGRRRPGYWRDRLE
- a CDS encoding addiction module protein yields the protein MTSTAEKLYESALALPEEDREALALRILDTLPRMASSEVSAAWRDEVVRRVGQVRRGEVETESLAEVEAHLDAVLSR
- a CDS encoding addiction module protein → MTSTAQKILEDALSLPEDERAALADALNESLSPKGDLSPAWKAEIARRIEAVEGGESRLIPGDEALARVRAALESR
- a CDS encoding type II toxin-antitoxin system RelE/ParE family toxin, encoding MELPFEQDALDEFEAAAKYIDAECEGHGLLFIDEVKARVARAARFPRSGVAIPGIDAERDVRRFGLERFPYSVIIGTVSGRRAVLAVAHMSREPGYWRDRLK